A genomic stretch from Salvelinus alpinus chromosome 38, SLU_Salpinus.1, whole genome shotgun sequence includes:
- the cnppd1 gene encoding protein CNPPD1: MDFNELFSERTFQFSDFQEFTFLPGHQKLSERVRKRLYYGLDQDGSLDSLSCPVTDIAVELFQKSAPSPIRKLHKKYAAHVAREACISPCAMMLALVYIERLRHRNPEYLQKISSSDLFLISMMVASKYLYDEGEDEEVFNDEWGAAGKLDVQTVNTLEMNFLDAIEWSLFTEPVDYFGILNQLETSIAEKQGMKRGWFTYTDLCVLLEQAAWRQALTAIYLHFAKVTCMLGLVYLTSVAGLIATSLPRSSQPLAPVRQVHLPSSSLSPPPLGLLPVPENPSPASDLPRCCVLGNDSHNRRPGTLHTHDDHNHGSPTSSQTSILCLWGSILTSLSHTDPHPQPDTEPALSASSLHCPGCPVTVGSLPPGSIQCSPRNTSAPLLEPGPPGHRATLWLAPAPLYGAAPMLLDSRLTGMAPLRVGPCCPQFMLPIEKAPSLLMPS, encoded by the exons TTTCTTCCTGGACATCAGAAACTGTCAGAGAGAGTGCGGAAGCGATTGTACTATGGCCTGGACCAAGACGGCTCTCTAGATTCGCTTTCTTGTCCTGTTACAG ATATCGCTGTGGAACTCTTTCAGAAATCTGCCCCTAGCCCAATTCGAAAACTGCACAAGAAATATGCTGCTCATGTCGCGAG GGAGGCGTGCATCTCTCCATGTGCCATGATGTTGGCCCTGGTCTACATCGAAAGGCTACGACACAGGAACCCCGAATACCTGCAAAAGATCTCCTCCTCAGACCTCTTCCTTATCTCCATG ATGGTTGCCAGCAAGTATTTGTATGACGAAGGGGAGGACGAGGAGGTGTTCAACGACGAGTGGGGGGCTGCTGGGAAACTGGACGTGCAGACTGTCAACACCCTGGAAATGAATTTCCTCGATGCCATT GAGTGGAGCCTCTTCACTGAGCCTGTGGACTACTTTGGCATACTGAATCAACTAGAAACCAG TATTGCAGAGAAGCAGGGGATGAAGCGAGGCTGGTTCACCTACACTGACCTCTGTGTGCTGCTGGAGCAGGCGGCATGGCGACAGGCACTGACGGCCATCTACCTGCACTTTGCCAAG GTGACCTGCATGCTGGGGCTGGTGTATCTGACCAGTGTCGCGGGCCTTATCGCCACCAGCCTCCCCAGGAGCAGCCAGCCCCTGGCCCCAGTCCGCCAAGTCCACCTGCCGAGctccagcctctctccaccaccaCTAGGCCTTCTCCCAGTCCCAGAGAACCCCAGTCCAGCATCCGACCTCCCTCGCTGCTGCGTCTTGGGCAACGACAGTCACAACCGCCGGCCTGGCACTCTCCACACCCACGACGACCACAACCACGGCTCGCCAACCTCCTCCCAGACCTCTATACTGTGTCTATGGGGCTCTATCCTCACTTCGCTAAGCCACACTGACCCACACCCCCAGCCCGACACTGAACCAGCCTTGTCCGCCTCCTCTCTGCACTGCCCCGGCTGCCCAGTTACAGTGGGGAGCCTCCCTCCTGGCTCCATCCAGTGCAGCCCACGGAACACCTCTGCTCCACTACTTGAGCCTGGACCCCCTGGTCACCGCGCAACACTGTGGCTGGCCCCTGCCCCCCTCTACGGAGCCGCCCCGATGCTCCTGGACTCCCGTCTGACTGGCATGGCACCCCTCCGTGTCGGACCCTGCTGCCCACAGTTCATGCTGCCCATCGAGAAAGCCCCATCTCTCCTCATGCCCAGCTAG